The following coding sequences are from one Montipora capricornis isolate CH-2021 unplaced genomic scaffold, ASM3666992v2 scaffold_461, whole genome shotgun sequence window:
- the LOC138036141 gene encoding uncharacterized protein, producing the protein MYGALHSRDSEARLHIPRTNVGRGLISVEDCVDQAVIGLSSCIAQSNEMLLTAARRDSKSAQETSKDFRKRRYEERMNEVKEKQLHGQFFGEMEGVASDKRWGWLEKCHLKKGTELGTYYGCTGPVAPKNAIKAKIDKTQKDPFCRLCKKNDETVNHILSECPTQTECMRRHDNVAKGIHCDLCKHYGVNCEDKWYEHSPEPMVENTNVKILWDFTIRTDKKVPHNRPDIEKTNKICHIIKVACPGDCRIALKENELTNPSGT; encoded by the coding sequence ATGTATGGTGCCCTTCACTCCCGAGATAGTGAGGCAAGATTACATATACCTAGAACAAACGTTGGACGAGGGCTAATCTCGGTGGAGGACTGTGTAGATCAAGCTGTAATTGGGCTCTCCAGTTGCATTGCACAAAGCAATGAGATGCTGCTCACGGCAGCCCGGAGAGATTCCAAGAGCGCTCAGGAAACTAGCAAAGATTTCAGGAAGAGAAGATACGAAGAACGGATGAACGAGGTAAAAgagaaacagttacacggaCAATTCTTTGGAGAGATGGAAGGAGTAGCAAGTGACAAGCGTTGGGGTTGGCTGGAGAAGTGTCACCTGAAGAAAGGTACTGAGCTAGGGACTTATTATGGCTGCACAGGGCCAGTCGCTCCGAAAAATGCTATCAAGGCTAAGATAGACAAGACCCAGAAGGATCCTTTCTGcagattatgcaaaaaaaatgaTGAGACCGTAAATCACATATTAAGTGAATGTCCAACCCAGACGGAATGTATGCGCCGTCATGACAACGTGGCCAAAGGTATCCATTGCGACCTTTGCAAGCACTATGGAGTTAACTGTGAAGATAAGTGGTATGAGCACTCCCCTGAACCAATGGTGGAAAACACCAATGTAAAGATTCTGTGGGATTTCACTATCCGGACAGACAAGAAAGTGCCACACAACAGACCCGACATTGAGAAGACCAACAAGATATGCCATATCATTAAGGTAGCGTGCCCTGGTGATTGCAGAATCGCTCTGAAGGAGAACGAATTAACAAACCCCTCTGGCACTTGA